A single window of Periplaneta americana isolate PAMFEO1 chromosome 14, P.americana_PAMFEO1_priV1, whole genome shotgun sequence DNA harbors:
- the beg gene encoding probable malonyl-CoA-acyl carrier protein transacylase, mitochondrial, translating to MSLKKYILHRITNINVWKAPCINAVNQLPSVIKNRSFCVKRESQVFDHAPIEASKTEGSDTEHDVKQLLEEAAVCSDPAPVHPEYVWSTSPYPEGTVLKRDQSRHFRRPNVDPRETSLVLFPGQGSQFVGMGKDLMKFPISRDLFEAANDLLGYDLRSLCFNGPKEELDKTIHCQPAVMVCSLAAVERLREERPRSIESCVGAAGFSIGEITALVFAGALSFEEAIRLVKVRAEAMQLASDIVPSGMMTVLYNPDSKLNYACLQAREWCLQRGIEDPQCGVANYLYPQCKVIAGHEEALKFIESNARQYKLKRLKRLPVSGAFHTSLMLPAVEPFKEALKRTEVSDPIIPVYSNVDGKSYRNAWHIRMQLPKQIYKPVKWEQTLHVLYERRTGEYFPRTFECGPGKSLKSLLKMVNAKAWDNCFSIEA from the exons ATGtctcttaaaaaatatattttgcatagaataacaaatataaatgtatgGAAGGCACCATGCATTAATGCTGTTAATCAACTTCCGTCAGTAATTAAAAACAGGTCATTTTGTGTAAAGAGGGAAAGCCAAGTCTTTGACCATGCTCCAATAGAGGCAAGTAAAACAGAAGGATCTGATACAGAGCATGATGTGAAACAATTGCTTGAAGAAGCAGCTGTGTGTAGTGATCCTGCACCGGTCCATCCGGAATATGTTTGGTCAACGTCTCCCTATCCAGAAGGAACAGTGCTGAAGAGAGACCAGTCGAGGCACTTCAGACGTCCCAATGTGGATCCTCGAGAAACATCCCTCGTGCTGTTCCCCGGGCAAGGCTCGCAGTTTGTTGGCATGGGGAAGGACTTGATGAAGTTTCCAATCTCTCGTGACCTATTCGAAGCGGCCAATGATTTGCTAGGCTATGACTTAAGGAGCTTGTGTTTCAATGGACCCAAGGAAGAGCTGGACAAGACGATCCACTGTCAGCCAGCTGTGATGGTGTGTTCGCTCGCGGCAGTGGAAAGGCTGAGAGAAGAGCGCCCGAGGTCTATAGAGTCTTGCGTAGGCGCCGCAGGGTTCAGCATCGGCGAAATTACAGCCCTGGTGTTCGCAGGAGCGTTGTCGTTCGAAGAAG CCATCCGCCTGGTGAAGGTGCGAGCGGAGGCGATGCAGCTGGCATCAGACATCGTGCCAAGTGGCATGATGACTGTGTTGTACAACCCAGACTCCAAGCTCAACTATGCCTGCCTGCAGGCAAGAGAGTGGTGTCTGCAGCGGGGCATCGAGGACCCCCAGTGTGGCGTGGCCAACTACCTGTACCCCCAGTGCAAGGTCATTGCAGGTCACGAGGAG GCCCTGAAATTTATAGAAAGCAATGCTCGGCAGTACAAGTTGAAGCGGTTGAAGAGACTTCCTGTATCTGGAGCTTTCCACACGTCACTGATGCTGCCGGCAGTGGAACCGTTCAAGGAGGCGCTCAAGAGAACGGAGGTAAGCGACCCCATCATCCCCGTGTACTCGAACGTGGATGGCAAGAGCTACAGGAACGCCTGGCACATCAGGATGCAGCTGCCCAAGCAGATCTACAAGCCGGTCAAGTGGGAGCAGACCCTCCACGTGCTGTACGAGCGCCGCACGGGGGAGTACTTCCCCAGGACGTTTGAGTGCGGGCCCGGCAAGTCGCTCAAGAGCCTGCTCAAGATGGTGAATGCCAAGGCCTGGGACAACTGTTTCAGCATCGAAGCGTAG